Proteins encoded in a region of the Anopheles ziemanni chromosome 2, idAnoZiCoDA_A2_x.2, whole genome shotgun sequence genome:
- the LOC131287988 gene encoding geranylgeranyl transferase type-1 subunit beta codes for MDSNVEGDDVEFQKHAKYFKRFLNILPERLASHDSTRVTIAFFAVSGLDVLNSLDLLPDTFQQDIINWIYKLQVVPKPGERAYGGIQGSSTFDVVGTPETCGLRLFRWGHLAITYTGIAILVALGDDLSRLNRKAIVEGVAAVQRDDGSFSATIEGSEHDMRFVYCAAAICAMMNDWGRVDRKKMADYILKSIRYDYGISQHYEMESHGGTTFCAIAALQLSGQLHLLTPETREKIIRWLVFRQQDGFQGRPNKPVDTCYSFWIAATLKILNAFELTNYRDNRDYVLSTQDATIGGFSKWPHAYTDPFHTYFGLCGLSFLGEPGLQEVVPSLNISMRAYRRLQELQRNWSLLEDGLASANGEVTVHIE; via the exons ATGGATAGCAACGTGGAAGGGGACGATGTCGAGTTTCAAAAGCACGCCAAATACTTCAAACGGTTCCTAAATATCCTTCCCGAGCGGTTAGCTTCTCACGACTCGACGAG AGTAACGATCGCCTTTTTCGCCGTCAGCGGACTGGATGTGTTGAACTCGCTCGATTTGCTGCCGGACACCTTCCAGCAGGACATTATCAATTGGATCTACAAACTGCAGGTAGTGCCGAAACCGGGCGAGCGGGCCTATGGGGGAATTCAGGGTTCGAGTACGTTCGACGTGGTTGGCACACCGGAGACCTGCGGATTGAGGCTGTTCCGATGGGGCCACTTGGCGATCACATATACCGGCATCGCAATTCTCGTTGCTCTGGGCGACGATCTTTCGCGATTGAATCGTAAAGCGATCGTAGAAGGCGTTGCGGCGGTACAACGGGACGACGGTAGCTTCAGTGCGACGATCGAAGGAAGCGAGCACGATATGCGGTTCGTGTACTGTGCGGCTGCCATATGCGCCATGATGAACGATTGGGGCCGGGTGGATCGGAAAAAGATGGCCGACTATATCCTCAAGAGCATT CGGTACGACTACGGCATCAGCCAGCACTACGAAATGGAATCGCACGGTGGTACAACGTTCTGTGCCATCGCGGCACTACAGTTGAGCGGCCAACTGCACCTACTAACGCCCGAGACGCGGGAAAAGATCATCCGGTGGCTCGTGTTCCGGCAGCAGGATGGTTTCCAGGGCCGTCCAAACAAACCGGTCGACACGTGCTACTCCTTCTGGATTGCGGCAACGCTCAAAATTCTAAACGCTTTCGAATTGACCAACTACCGCGACAACCGAGACTACGTTCTCTCGACGCAGGATGCCACCATCGGCGGGTTCTCCAAGTGGCCGCACGCCTACACCGACCCATTCCACACGTACTTCGGACTGTGCGGGCTAAGCTTTCTGGGCGAACCCGGCCTGCAGGAGGTCGTACCGAGCCTGAACATATCGATGCGTGCCTACCGAAGGTTACAAGAGCTACAGCGCAACTGGAGCCTCCTGGAGGACGGTTTGGCGTCCGCCAACGGTGAGGTGACGGTGCACATCGAATAG